In the genome of Porphyrobacter sp. ULC335, one region contains:
- a CDS encoding PQQ-dependent sugar dehydrogenase, with translation MAIFRKIAIALVTLIVVAGIALYFLSRGDTADLPVDEVAGTDPVLQEGDPQNFPTVQIAEPVGWKAGEAPTPAEGLEVVRFAEGLDHPRTLFALPNGDVLVSLTRAPEKKNRDTGVMATIRGWVEGILFAKAGAGGKSPNQIVLLRDTDGNGSAETKQVILTEGLDSPSGLAWKDGTLYVANHNAVLAFPYELGGEKVIGAPRKLMDLPAGGGHWMRNLELSPDGERLYVAVGSVSNIGEQGMKVEEGRAMIWEYDLAKRRQRQFGAGLRNPNGMDFSPWSGELWTTVNERDMLGSDLVPDYLTNVPVGAQYGWPWVYYKTNRDRRVDAPMPRFLMEYVRKPEFALGPHVAALGLVFSKEGDRMGSGFAGGAFIARHGSWNRKPPSGYDVVFVDFDDRGNPVGKPKPVLTGFLTGEGTTRGRPTWVEWAGDGSLLVSDDTAGIIWRVRSPSATPATAIARLQGESLPPRQLTDPRADFEADYLRKQAGQKVN, from the coding sequence ATGGCCATTTTCCGCAAAATCGCAATCGCTCTCGTCACCCTGATCGTGGTGGCGGGCATCGCTCTTTATTTCCTCAGCCGCGGCGATACCGCCGATCTGCCGGTCGACGAGGTCGCCGGCACCGATCCGGTGCTGCAGGAGGGCGATCCGCAGAACTTCCCGACCGTCCAGATCGCCGAGCCGGTGGGCTGGAAGGCGGGCGAGGCGCCGACCCCGGCCGAGGGGCTGGAGGTGGTGCGCTTTGCCGAGGGGCTTGACCATCCGCGCACGCTGTTCGCGCTCCCCAATGGCGATGTACTGGTCTCGCTGACCCGCGCGCCGGAGAAGAAGAACCGCGACACCGGGGTGATGGCGACGATTCGTGGCTGGGTCGAAGGTATCCTGTTCGCCAAGGCAGGGGCGGGCGGTAAATCGCCCAACCAGATCGTGCTGTTGCGCGATACCGACGGCAACGGAAGCGCCGAAACGAAGCAGGTGATCCTGACCGAAGGGCTCGATTCGCCCTCGGGCCTCGCGTGGAAGGACGGCACGCTGTACGTGGCCAACCACAATGCGGTGCTCGCCTTCCCCTATGAACTGGGCGGCGAGAAGGTGATCGGAGCGCCGCGCAAGCTGATGGACCTGCCGGCGGGCGGCGGGCACTGGATGCGCAACCTCGAACTCTCGCCCGATGGGGAGCGGCTGTATGTCGCTGTCGGCTCGGTCAGCAATATCGGCGAGCAGGGCATGAAGGTCGAAGAAGGCCGGGCGATGATCTGGGAATATGATCTCGCCAAGCGTCGCCAGCGCCAGTTCGGCGCGGGTCTGCGCAATCCCAATGGCATGGATTTCAGCCCCTGGTCGGGCGAGCTGTGGACCACCGTGAACGAGCGCGACATGCTCGGATCGGACCTCGTGCCCGATTACCTCACCAATGTGCCGGTCGGCGCGCAGTATGGCTGGCCGTGGGTCTACTACAAGACCAACCGTGACCGCCGGGTCGACGCGCCGATGCCGCGCTTCCTGATGGAATATGTCCGCAAGCCCGAATTCGCGCTCGGCCCGCACGTCGCGGCGCTGGGGCTGGTGTTCTCGAAGGAAGGTGACCGGATGGGCAGCGGCTTTGCGGGCGGGGCCTTCATCGCGCGGCACGGGTCGTGGAACCGCAAGCCGCCCTCGGGCTATGACGTGGTGTTCGTGGACTTCGATGATCGCGGCAATCCGGTGGGCAAGCCCAAGCCGGTGCTGACCGGCTTCCTCACCGGCGAGGGCACGACGCGCGGTCGTCCGACCTGGGTCGAATGGGCGGGTGACGGGTCGCTGCTGGTGTCGGACGATACGGCCGGGATCATCTGGCGGGTGCGTTCACCCTCGGCCACGCCTGCGACTGCGATTGCGCGCCTGCAAGGCGAGTCGCTCCCCCCGCGCCAGCTGACCGACCCGCGCGCCGATTTCGAAGCGGATTACCTGCGCAAGCAGGCGGGGCAGAAGGTCAATTAG
- a CDS encoding GAF domain-containing protein: protein MYDFKPATPLAPEELYRELLAATDALTADEPDSVANMANVAALLWEFLPDLNWAGFYRVGAAKNGAVDELVLGPFVGRPACIRIPFGTGVCGTAAQSRATQLVADVHAFPGHIACDAASQSELVVPVLRDGVVVAVIDLDSPSPARFAEADAAGIEALAAMLSARI from the coding sequence ATGTATGATTTCAAACCCGCCACGCCGCTCGCGCCGGAAGAGCTCTATCGCGAGCTGCTGGCCGCTACCGATGCGCTGACTGCGGACGAACCCGATTCGGTCGCCAACATGGCCAATGTTGCGGCGCTTTTGTGGGAATTCCTGCCAGATCTGAACTGGGCGGGCTTCTACCGCGTCGGCGCGGCGAAGAATGGTGCGGTTGACGAGCTGGTGCTCGGCCCGTTCGTGGGCCGCCCGGCCTGCATCCGCATCCCCTTCGGCACAGGCGTGTGCGGCACGGCGGCGCAAAGTCGCGCCACGCAACTTGTTGCCGATGTCCACGCTTTCCCCGGGCATATCGCCTGCGACGCCGCGAGCCAGTCCGAACTGGTCGTCCCGGTGCTGCGCGATGGGGTGGTTGTGGCGGTGATCGATCTCGACAGCCCCTCCCCCGCCCGCTTTGCCGAGGCTGACGCGGCGGGGATCGAGGCGCTGGCCGCAATGCTTTCGGCACGCATCTGA
- a CDS encoding ParB/RepB/Spo0J family partition protein — MSKQPEPVSLVAAARSAVDRPRRLGKGLGALMGETRREEPLVRRDDATDETQQVAGSSPLRMLALAAIKPLPGNPRKYFDEAALDELAASIATRGVIQPIIVRPHPNGEGYQLVAGERRWRAAQKARLHEIPALVRDLSEREVMALALIENLQREDLNPVEEARAYHRLSEVEGMIQVDIAKMVEKSRSHVANMMRLVTLPDPVLDLIQEGKLTMGHARALIGREDALEIAQIAAAEGLSVRDVETLTRKPAKRDAAPAPAPFQPTENADIVAVQQHLEEFLGLSVRIKPEIDPRKGTVTIRYTTLDQLDLLCQRLTGGEF, encoded by the coding sequence ATGAGCAAGCAACCTGAACCCGTCAGCCTCGTTGCAGCGGCCCGATCCGCCGTGGATCGGCCGCGCCGGCTGGGCAAGGGGCTCGGCGCGCTGATGGGCGAGACCCGGCGCGAGGAACCTTTGGTGCGCCGCGATGATGCGACGGACGAGACGCAGCAGGTGGCGGGAAGCTCGCCGCTGCGGATGCTGGCGCTGGCCGCGATCAAGCCGCTCCCCGGCAACCCGCGCAAATATTTCGACGAAGCGGCGCTGGACGAGCTGGCTGCGTCGATCGCGACGCGCGGGGTGATCCAACCGATCATCGTCCGCCCGCACCCCAATGGTGAGGGTTATCAGTTGGTTGCGGGCGAACGCCGTTGGCGCGCAGCCCAGAAGGCGCGGCTGCACGAGATTCCCGCGCTGGTCCGCGATCTGTCCGAGCGCGAAGTGATGGCGCTGGCGCTGATCGAGAATCTTCAGCGCGAAGACCTCAACCCGGTCGAGGAAGCGCGCGCCTATCACCGCCTCTCGGAAGTCGAGGGGATGATCCAGGTCGATATCGCCAAGATGGTGGAGAAATCGCGCAGCCACGTCGCCAACATGATGCGGCTGGTGACGCTGCCCGATCCGGTGCTGGACCTAATTCAGGAAGGCAAGCTGACGATGGGCCACGCCCGCGCGCTGATCGGGCGCGAGGATGCACTGGAAATCGCCCAGATCGCCGCGGCCGAAGGGCTTTCGGTGCGCGATGTGGAAACGCTCACCCGCAAGCCGGCTAAGCGCGATGCTGCGCCCGCGCCCGCACCTTTCCAACCCACTGAAAATGCAGATATTGTTGCCGTTCAGCAGCACCTTGAGGAATTCCTCGGCCTCAGCGTCAGGATCAAGCCGGAGATCGATCCGCGCAAGGGTACGGTGACGATCCGCTACACCACGCTCGATCAGCTTGACCTGCTGTGCCAGCGCCTGACCGGCGGCGAGTTTTAG
- a CDS encoding ParA family protein, with amino-acid sequence MFVIAIANQKGGVGKTTTAINIATAMAATGWRTLLIDLDPQGNASTGLGVYAAAREVSSYDLLVDEVPLDTAIVPTTIPRLDIIPATVDLSGAEVELVAVEGRTHRLDKALANHTGHDICFIDCPPSLGLLTLNALCAADTLLVPLQCEFFALEGLSQLLQTVDQVQQRFNPDLGIIGIALTMYDRRNRLTDQVSDDVRDCLGKLVFETVIPRNVRLSEAPSHGLPALIYDQHCTGSRAYMSLARELIGRFPAERQAA; translated from the coding sequence ATGTTCGTAATCGCGATCGCCAATCAGAAGGGCGGGGTGGGTAAAACCACCACCGCGATCAACATTGCCACGGCAATGGCAGCGACCGGATGGCGCACGCTGCTGATCGACCTCGATCCGCAAGGCAATGCCTCGACCGGGCTGGGCGTCTATGCCGCCGCGCGCGAGGTCTCGAGCTATGATCTTCTGGTGGACGAGGTTCCGCTGGATACGGCGATCGTGCCGACCACCATTCCGCGCCTCGACATCATCCCTGCCACGGTCGACCTGTCGGGCGCCGAGGTGGAGCTCGTCGCGGTCGAAGGTCGTACCCACCGGCTCGACAAGGCGCTGGCCAACCACACGGGCCACGACATCTGCTTTATCGACTGCCCGCCGTCGCTGGGCCTGCTCACGCTTAACGCGCTGTGTGCTGCCGATACGCTGCTGGTCCCGCTGCAGTGCGAGTTCTTCGCGCTGGAAGGGCTCAGCCAGCTGCTCCAGACGGTCGATCAGGTGCAGCAGCGGTTCAACCCGGATCTCGGCATCATTGGCATTGCGCTGACCATGTATGACCGGCGCAACCGGCTGACCGATCAGGTCTCCGATGATGTGCGCGATTGCCTTGGCAAGCTTGTGTTCGAAACGGTGATCCCCCGCAACGTCCGCCTCTCCGAAGCGCCGAGCCACGGGCTCCCGGCGCTCATCTATGACCAGCACTGCACCGGTAGCCGCGCCTATATGTCCCTGGCGCGCGAATTGATCGGGCGATTTCCCGCAGAAAGACAAGCCGCATGA
- the rsmG gene encoding 16S rRNA (guanine(527)-N(7))-methyltransferase RsmG gives MITNETEARAYVAGLTDAEGMARLEAFAALVLEENQLQNLIAKATEPHLWQRHIADSAQLLENVSRETLGPNAGGPWLDLGSGPGFPGLVIAALCPNMPVVLVESRARRVEFLNRAITALGLSKCRVEGQRLERVTPFAARAISARAFAPLPKLLSLSAPFYTRQTAYVLPKGRSAAQELETLKPSSRAMFHVKHSLTDPEAGIIVKA, from the coding sequence ATGATTACCAACGAAACCGAAGCCCGCGCCTATGTCGCCGGGTTGACCGATGCTGAGGGCATGGCCCGGCTTGAGGCCTTTGCCGCACTGGTGCTTGAAGAGAACCAGCTGCAGAACCTGATCGCCAAAGCGACCGAACCGCACCTGTGGCAGCGCCATATCGCGGACTCCGCGCAGCTCCTCGAAAATGTTTCACGTGAAACATTGGGGCCCAATGCGGGTGGCCCGTGGCTCGATCTGGGAAGCGGCCCGGGCTTTCCCGGATTGGTGATTGCCGCGCTTTGTCCGAATATGCCGGTGGTCCTTGTTGAATCCCGCGCGCGGCGTGTGGAGTTCCTCAATCGCGCCATTACCGCGCTTGGCCTGAGCAAATGCCGGGTCGAGGGGCAGCGTCTGGAGCGGGTTACGCCCTTTGCGGCCCGCGCCATTTCGGCACGTGCTTTTGCTCCGCTTCCCAAACTCCTCAGCTTGTCCGCACCCTTCTACACAAGGCAGACCGCCTACGTGTTGCCGAAGGGGCGTTCCGCCGCGCAAGAGTTGGAGACGCTCAAGCCTTCGAGTCGGGCAATGTTTCACGTGAAACATTCCTTGACCGATCCCGAGGCCGGGATCATCGTGAAGGCCTGA
- the mnmG gene encoding tRNA uridine-5-carboxymethylaminomethyl(34) synthesis enzyme MnmG, which yields MHQFDVIIIGGGHAGVEAARASARMGARTALVSFDLSAIGAMSCNPAIGGLGKGHLVREVDALDGVIGRAADAGAIHYRMLNRSKGSAVWGPRVQADRVRFKAAVQAIVRAQANLALVQGEAAALVMQGGAVAGLELADGTILDAPRVVLCTGTFLGGVLFRGDERFEGGRIGENAAKRLAQQLRSADLPMARLKTGTPPRLDGRTINWAVLEEQASDGEAWTMSPLTPRRINPQVFCAITRTTQAGHDAIRANLHRSPLFSGAIAAAGPRYCPSIEDKIHRFGDREGHQVFLEPEGLDSHVVYPNGISTSLPVDVQETVVRTMPGCERVAIVQPGYAVEYDHIDPRALTPDLQVRAIPGLYCAGQINGTTGYEEAAAQGLVAGMEAAAASLGKAAPRLDRANSYIAVMVDDLTLQGVSEPYRMLTARAEYRLRLRANNAATRLTGLGIEAGCIGEERRLWWERREAMREMFHVKHSEKVHARELADLGLPVRRDHGEKSLAEWLRFDGVSPEALTPWLGEVTALDPLLAEEMAEDAAYAPYLARQDAELRDLRASEALSLPSDFPYGEVPGLSNEMVERLSKAAPGTLAAAGRVPGVTPAALSALLVHARRRMTDGQRAA from the coding sequence ATGCACCAGTTTGATGTCATCATCATCGGCGGCGGTCACGCCGGGGTCGAAGCCGCCCGCGCTTCGGCGCGGATGGGTGCGCGCACGGCGCTGGTCAGTTTCGACCTTTCCGCCATCGGAGCGATGAGCTGCAATCCCGCGATTGGTGGTCTGGGCAAGGGTCATCTGGTGCGCGAGGTCGATGCGCTCGACGGTGTGATCGGGCGCGCGGCAGATGCGGGCGCGATCCACTACCGGATGCTCAACCGCTCCAAGGGCAGCGCTGTATGGGGTCCGCGGGTCCAGGCTGACCGGGTGCGGTTCAAGGCGGCGGTGCAGGCGATTGTCCGCGCGCAGGCGAACCTTGCGCTTGTTCAGGGCGAGGCTGCGGCGCTGGTGATGCAGGGCGGGGCGGTCGCAGGTCTCGAGCTCGCCGATGGCACCATCCTCGATGCCCCCCGCGTTGTGCTGTGTACTGGCACCTTCCTTGGCGGCGTGCTGTTCCGCGGCGACGAGCGCTTCGAGGGCGGTCGCATCGGCGAGAATGCTGCCAAGCGGCTCGCGCAGCAGCTTCGTTCGGCGGATTTGCCGATGGCGCGCCTCAAGACCGGCACCCCGCCGCGTCTTGACGGGCGGACAATCAATTGGGCGGTGTTGGAGGAGCAAGCTTCCGATGGCGAGGCGTGGACCATGTCCCCGCTCACCCCGCGCCGTATCAATCCGCAGGTGTTCTGCGCGATCACCCGCACGACGCAGGCGGGGCATGACGCGATCCGCGCGAATCTCCACCGCTCCCCGCTGTTCTCCGGTGCGATTGCGGCGGCAGGGCCGCGCTATTGCCCGTCGATCGAGGATAAGATCCACCGCTTCGGCGACCGCGAGGGGCACCAAGTGTTCCTCGAACCCGAGGGGCTGGATAGCCACGTCGTCTATCCCAACGGTATCAGCACCTCGCTTCCCGTCGATGTGCAGGAAACCGTGGTTCGCACCATGCCGGGCTGCGAGCGGGTCGCCATCGTGCAGCCGGGTTACGCCGTGGAGTACGACCACATTGATCCGCGCGCTCTGACGCCCGACTTGCAGGTGCGCGCCATCCCCGGACTTTACTGCGCGGGCCAGATCAACGGCACCACGGGTTACGAGGAAGCCGCCGCTCAAGGTCTTGTTGCCGGGATGGAGGCGGCGGCGGCCTCGCTCGGCAAGGCTGCGCCCCGGCTTGACCGGGCGAACAGCTATATCGCTGTCATGGTCGATGATCTTACGCTTCAGGGCGTGTCGGAGCCCTACCGTATGCTCACGGCCCGCGCCGAATATCGCCTGCGCCTGCGCGCCAACAATGCCGCAACCCGCCTGACAGGGCTGGGCATCGAGGCAGGCTGCATCGGCGAAGAGCGCCGCCTGTGGTGGGAACGGCGCGAGGCGATGCGCGAAATGTTTCACGTGAAACATTCCGAGAAGGTCCACGCCCGCGAACTCGCCGATCTCGGCCTGCCCGTTCGGCGCGATCATGGCGAGAAGTCGCTCGCGGAATGGCTGCGCTTCGACGGTGTCTCGCCCGAGGCGCTGACCCCCTGGCTGGGCGAAGTGACCGCGCTTGATCCGCTGCTGGCCGAGGAAATGGCCGAGGATGCCGCCTATGCGCCCTATCTGGCGCGGCAGGATGCCGAACTGCGCGATCTGCGTGCCAGTGAGGCGCTGTCGCTGCCTTCGGACTTCCCCTATGGCGAGGTGCCCGGTCTCTCCAACGAAATGGTCGAGCGGCTCAGCAAGGCTGCGCCGGGCACGCTGGCGGCAGCAGGGCGGGTGCCGGGCGTCACGCCCGCCGCGCTCTCGGCCCTGCTGGTGCATGCCCGCCGGCGCATGACTGACGGGCAGCGCGCGGCATGA
- the mnmE gene encoding tRNA uridine-5-carboxymethylaminomethyl(34) synthesis GTPase MnmE: protein MSETPTIFALSSGAPPAGVGVIRVSGPRAGAALEALAGRVPPARRASLAKLRDTAGALLDEALVLWFPGPNTATGEDLAEFHCHGGRAVIAAVEGALGALAGLRRAEPGEFTRRAFANGRIDLAEAEGLADLLSAETELARAAALANLGGALSRQVEGWREQVLGLSAEVEGVLDFSDEEDSADLPECFTWNISALAGEIREWLARPRSERLGEGYRVVLAGPPNAGKSTLFNALIESEAAITSPIAGTTRDVIERSVAIGGVPFTFVDTAGLRAVEGGAEADQIEAIGIARAEAELVRADLVLWLGPEGEGPQGAWEIAAQADRAGFVPKAGARFTLSAATGEGTAALKNALAQTARDGLPKPGEASLNARQHTRLSEAGEALEAALRLSDPLLVAEELRRARLAFDRLIGRATTEDMLDTLFGRFCIGK from the coding sequence ATGAGCGAGACCCCGACGATCTTTGCGCTATCGAGCGGCGCGCCGCCTGCTGGCGTCGGGGTGATCCGGGTGTCCGGCCCGCGTGCCGGTGCGGCCTTGGAGGCGCTCGCGGGCAGGGTGCCGCCCGCGCGGCGGGCCTCGCTGGCCAAGCTGCGCGATACGGCAGGCGCATTGCTGGACGAGGCGCTGGTGCTGTGGTTCCCCGGCCCGAACACGGCGACAGGCGAAGATCTCGCTGAATTCCACTGCCACGGCGGCCGTGCGGTGATTGCGGCGGTGGAGGGTGCGCTGGGGGCACTTGCGGGTCTGCGCCGCGCCGAACCGGGTGAATTCACCCGCCGCGCCTTCGCCAACGGCCGGATCGATCTGGCCGAGGCCGAAGGGCTGGCCGATCTGCTCTCCGCTGAAACCGAGCTGGCGCGCGCCGCCGCCCTGGCGAATTTGGGCGGCGCATTGTCCCGTCAGGTCGAGGGCTGGCGTGAACAGGTTCTCGGGTTGTCCGCCGAAGTGGAGGGTGTGCTCGATTTTTCCGACGAGGAAGACTCCGCCGATTTGCCCGAATGTTTCACGTGGAACATTTCTGCGCTGGCGGGCGAGATTAGGGAATGGCTGGCCCGGCCGCGCTCCGAGAGGTTGGGCGAGGGATACCGCGTCGTCCTCGCCGGGCCGCCAAACGCTGGTAAATCAACACTTTTCAACGCCCTGATCGAGAGCGAGGCCGCCATCACCTCGCCGATTGCCGGAACCACCCGCGATGTGATCGAACGCAGTGTTGCGATCGGCGGGGTGCCTTTCACCTTCGTCGACACCGCCGGGTTAAGGGCAGTCGAGGGTGGGGCAGAGGCCGACCAGATCGAAGCCATCGGCATCGCCCGCGCCGAGGCCGAGTTGGTTCGGGCTGATCTGGTGCTGTGGCTGGGGCCGGAAGGCGAAGGGCCGCAAGGCGCATGGGAAATTGCCGCGCAGGCCGACCGTGCGGGGTTTGTACCCAAAGCGGGCGCGCGCTTCACGCTCTCTGCGGCCACGGGTGAGGGAACGGCAGCGCTCAAGAATGCATTGGCGCAGACGGCCCGCGATGGGCTCCCCAAGCCGGGCGAGGCATCGCTGAATGCGCGCCAGCATACGCGACTATCCGAGGCGGGCGAGGCGCTGGAAGCGGCGCTGCGACTGTCTGATCCTCTGCTCGTCGCCGAGGAGTTGCGGCGTGCTCGGTTGGCATTCGATCGGTTGATCGGGCGCGCAACGACCGAAGACATGCTCGACACGCTGTTCGGACGGTTCTGCATCGGCAAGTGA
- a CDS encoding DUF6489 family protein — MKINIEIECTPEEARSFMGLPDVSVANNVYVENIAKAMQGISNPDQLQQYASALAPMGQVGLKLFQSFVEGGMKAAQGGSKPSE; from the coding sequence ATGAAGATCAACATCGAAATCGAATGCACGCCCGAGGAGGCCCGCAGCTTCATGGGCCTGCCCGATGTCAGCGTGGCCAATAATGTCTATGTCGAGAATATAGCCAAGGCGATGCAGGGCATCTCCAATCCTGACCAGTTGCAGCAATATGCCTCGGCCCTCGCGCCGATGGGGCAGGTGGGGCTGAAGCTGTTCCAGAGCTTTGTCGAAGGCGGGATGAAGGCCGCCCAGGGCGGATCGAAGCCCTCCGAATAG
- a CDS encoding dienelactone hydrolase family protein: MSLNATIPTLEGDASFGAYVAQPVGTPRGAIIVIQEIFGVNPGIRQKCDKLAAEGYLAVAPDLFWRIEPGIVLDPDVEPEFQRALGLFGEFDQDAGIRDIEATIHHIRRTLGVAKVGCVGYCLGGRLAYMTAARTDIDASVGYYGVGIDGLLNEKHAIAHPLMLHIPTNDGFVPRETQDAMHAGLDDHPKVTLHDYEGLDHGFATEHGKRRQEDAANLADGRTAAFFSEHLG; this comes from the coding sequence ATGAGCCTCAATGCCACCATCCCCACGCTAGAAGGTGACGCCAGCTTCGGCGCCTATGTCGCGCAGCCCGTGGGCACGCCGCGCGGGGCGATCATCGTCATTCAGGAGATCTTCGGGGTGAACCCCGGCATCCGCCAGAAGTGCGACAAGCTGGCGGCCGAGGGCTATCTGGCCGTCGCGCCCGATCTGTTCTGGCGGATCGAGCCGGGCATCGTGCTCGATCCCGATGTCGAGCCGGAATTCCAGCGCGCGCTTGGCCTGTTCGGGGAATTCGACCAGGACGCCGGCATCCGCGATATCGAGGCGACCATCCATCACATCCGCCGCACCCTCGGCGTGGCGAAAGTGGGCTGCGTCGGATACTGCCTTGGCGGAAGGCTCGCCTATATGACCGCGGCGCGCACCGATATCGACGCGTCGGTCGGATATTACGGGGTCGGCATTGATGGCCTGCTGAACGAGAAGCACGCCATCGCCCATCCGCTGATGCTGCACATCCCGACGAATGATGGCTTTGTTCCACGTGAAACACAGGACGCCATGCACGCGGGGCTGGACGATCACCCCAAGGTGACGCTGCACGATTACGAGGGCCTGGACCACGGCTTTGCCACCGAGCACGGCAAGCGCCGTCAGGAGGACGCTGCGAACCTCGCCGATGGGCGCACCGCCGCCTTCTTCTCAGAACATCTGGGATGA
- a CDS encoding nuclear transport factor 2 family protein has translation MSSGHAGLARWHEYMMGGADPAVLSDLLADDAVFHSPVVHTPQAGKPVVMAYLVAASHVLGNDSFHYVRELVDGDDMMLEFVTELDGISINGVDIIRFNQDGKISDFKVMVRPLKAINKVWEMMAAQLQTAKG, from the coding sequence ATGAGTTCAGGACACGCAGGCCTCGCCCGGTGGCACGAATACATGATGGGCGGCGCCGATCCTGCCGTGTTGTCAGACCTGCTCGCCGATGACGCGGTGTTCCATTCGCCGGTGGTGCATACCCCGCAGGCGGGCAAGCCCGTGGTGATGGCCTATCTCGTCGCCGCCAGCCATGTGCTGGGGAACGACAGCTTCCACTATGTCCGCGAGCTGGTGGACGGGGACGACATGATGCTCGAATTCGTTACCGAACTCGACGGAATCAGCATCAACGGGGTCGATATCATCCGCTTCAATCAAGACGGAAAGATCAGCGATTTCAAGGTTATGGTTCGTCCCTTGAAGGCGATCAACAAGGTCTGGGAGATGATGGCTGCGCAGCTTCAGACAGCGAAGGGCTGA
- a CDS encoding BLUF domain-containing protein — protein sequence MRRIIYRSFASPDLDRVEMFRLVYQARVANEARGLGGFLVHIDDRILQVLEGPTWKLVATFENIRRDPRHRCVEVLDERLIPEPAFGGWRMRYFDGRNIPRMLAQMNEGAGGDVPRLVREAVLDFLGPDLIRPIVESFVTAAPAGVSPSLSEAAQPSSPRPC from the coding sequence TTGCGCAGGATCATTTATCGCAGCTTCGCTTCACCCGATCTGGACCGGGTTGAAATGTTCAGGCTCGTCTACCAGGCCCGCGTCGCCAATGAGGCGCGGGGGCTGGGTGGTTTCCTTGTGCATATTGATGACCGCATCCTCCAAGTGCTCGAAGGCCCGACGTGGAAGCTGGTCGCCACTTTCGAGAACATCCGCCGCGATCCGCGCCACAGATGCGTCGAGGTGCTCGACGAGCGCCTGATTCCCGAACCCGCCTTTGGCGGCTGGCGGATGCGTTATTTCGATGGCCGCAACATCCCCCGGATGCTGGCGCAGATGAACGAGGGAGCGGGTGGGGATGTACCGCGGCTGGTGCGCGAGGCTGTGCTCGATTTCCTCGGCCCCGATCTGATCCGTCCGATTGTGGAGTCCTTCGTGACTGCCGCTCCGGCGGGGGTCAGCCCTTCGCTGTCTGAAGCTGCGCAGCCATCATCTCCCAGACCTTGTTGA
- a CDS encoding BLUF domain-containing protein: MLSQYLYISTAPTLPREEVDAILAASARNNPARGITGLLLFNGRNFLQLLEGEEGEVSSLMETITADPRHAGVSVLDRRAIAARACPDWAMKRVMIAESIESRRDMLERDLPQDLDPDVRKMIVNFAVLN; this comes from the coding sequence GTGCTCAGCCAGTATCTCTATATCAGCACCGCGCCGACCCTGCCGCGCGAGGAGGTGGACGCCATCCTCGCCGCGAGCGCGCGCAACAACCCGGCACGCGGTATCACCGGGCTGCTGCTGTTCAACGGTCGCAACTTCCTCCAGCTGCTTGAAGGCGAGGAGGGCGAGGTTTCGTCGCTGATGGAGACCATCACCGCCGATCCGCGCCACGCCGGGGTGTCAGTGCTCGATCGCCGCGCGATCGCGGCGCGTGCCTGCCCGGATTGGGCGATGAAGCGCGTGATGATCGCCGAGAGCATCGAGAGCCGCCGCGACATGCTCGAGCGTGATCTGCCGCAGGATCTCGATCCCGATGTGCGCAAGATGATCGTCAATTTCGCGGTTCTGAACTGA